In Treponema sp. OMZ 798, the following proteins share a genomic window:
- a CDS encoding flagellar biosynthesis anti-sigma factor FlgM: MIEKLGGIDPIKNLQNTQKPRRMEKVEISDSVQVSPEAQKLSEIYFAMDAVKAAPDIRKEKIEEVTRKFQDPSYIDSILDQTADKILDSLGF, translated from the coding sequence ATGATAGAAAAATTGGGCGGAATTGATCCGATCAAGAATTTACAAAACACTCAAAAACCCAGAAGAATGGAAAAGGTAGAAATTTCCGATTCGGTACAAGTGTCTCCTGAGGCTCAAAAATTATCGGAAATTTATTTTGCAATGGATGCGGTAAAGGCTGCCCCGGACATCCGAAAAGAAAAAATAGAAGAAGTTACCAGAAAATTTCAAGATCCTTCATATATAGACAGTATTTTGGATCAAACAGCAGATAAAATTTTAGACTCTTTAGGATTTTAG
- the rsmI gene encoding 16S rRNA (cytidine(1402)-2'-O)-methyltransferase encodes MGILFVVATPIGNLKDISFRALETFKEADFIACEDTRHTLGLLTHYEISKPLISCRAVNEAAASEKIVKLLDEGKKIAYASDAGTPAISDPGSILVRMAREAGHTIIPIPGASAFGAIMSIAGTYDKTVVFEGFLSPKAGKRKRRLQELFDFGAGFVLYESPYRIVKLLADIAEIDSNRELIVGRELTKLHEEIIKGPAVEVLQNFEKRPSIKGEFSVFVTGK; translated from the coding sequence GTGGGAATTTTATTTGTTGTTGCCACTCCTATAGGCAATCTAAAAGACATCAGTTTTAGAGCTTTGGAGACTTTTAAAGAAGCCGATTTTATAGCCTGTGAGGACACAAGGCACACCTTGGGCCTTTTAACTCATTATGAAATCTCAAAGCCTCTAATTTCATGCAGGGCGGTAAATGAAGCGGCAGCCTCCGAAAAAATTGTAAAACTTTTAGATGAAGGAAAAAAGATCGCCTATGCAAGCGATGCAGGAACCCCGGCAATCAGCGACCCGGGCTCTATTTTAGTAAGGATGGCGAGGGAGGCAGGGCACACAATAATTCCGATTCCGGGAGCTTCAGCCTTTGGAGCTATCATGAGTATAGCAGGAACATACGACAAAACAGTAGTTTTTGAAGGTTTTTTGTCGCCCAAGGCCGGAAAACGCAAGCGGAGGCTGCAGGAGCTTTTTGACTTCGGGGCAGGTTTTGTTTTATACGAATCACCCTATAGAATTGTAAAGCTCTTGGCCGATATTGCCGAAATAGATAGTAACCGTGAGCTTATTGTGGGGAGGGAGCTTACAAAACTCCATGAAGAAATTATCAAGGGGCCGGCAGTTGAAGTTTTACAAAACTTTGAAAAAAGGCCGTCGATAAAGGGGGAGTTTTCGGTTTTTGTTACAGGAAAATAG